One part of the Gossypium raimondii isolate GPD5lz chromosome 1, ASM2569854v1, whole genome shotgun sequence genome encodes these proteins:
- the LOC105786162 gene encoding acetyltransferase At1g77540, with protein MAASSATGASPEAPKIVWNETQRRFETEDEEAYIEYVLRHDGKVMDIIHTFVPSSKRGMGLASHLCDAAFHHANSHSLSIIPSCSYVSDTFLLRNPSWNSLLYSEDLRSNI; from the exons ATGGCAGCGAGCAGTGCAACCGGAGCCTCCCCGGAGGCGCCTAAGATAGTGTGGAACGAGACCCAAAGGAGGTTCGAGACTGAAGACGAGGAAGCCTACATAGAATACGTGTTAAGACATGATGGCAAAGTGATGGACATCATCCACACTTTTGTCCCTTCTTCCAAGCGAGGCATGGGATTGGCTTCTCATCTCTGTGATGCTGCCTTCCATCATGCCAACTCTCACTCTTTGTCTATTATCCCTTCATGCTCTTATGTCTCC GACACTTTTCTTCTACGGAACCCGTCTTGGAACAGTCTATTGTACTCAGAAGACCTGAGATCCAATATCTAA